A genomic region of Tsukamurella pulmonis contains the following coding sequences:
- the miaA gene encoding tRNA (adenosine(37)-N6)-dimethylallyltransferase MiaA — translation MSPRPIAVVGPTATGKSDLALDLAERLGGEIVNIDAMQMYRGMDIGTAKLPVAERRGIAHHQLDVLDVTETATVAAYQERARADVESLLAAGRTPVIVGGSMMYFQALLDEWRFPATDPAVRARFEERLAQIGPLALHRELTALDPAAGAKILTTDGRRIVRALEVVTITGEPFAASAPEIGPARWDTAVVALDRDTGELDARIDLRTRRMFDDGLVDEVRALEACGLRDGVTASRAIGYAQVLAAFDGEYDLEQARELTFIGTRRYVRRQRSWFRRDPRVVWLDAAASDLLGGALAAHDAPPWRP, via the coding sequence GTGAGCCCGCGGCCCATCGCGGTCGTCGGCCCCACCGCGACCGGCAAGTCCGATCTGGCGCTCGATCTGGCGGAACGGCTCGGCGGCGAGATCGTCAACATCGACGCGATGCAGATGTACCGCGGCATGGATATCGGGACGGCGAAGCTGCCGGTCGCCGAGCGCCGCGGCATCGCGCACCATCAGCTCGACGTCCTCGACGTCACCGAGACGGCCACCGTCGCCGCGTACCAGGAGCGCGCCCGCGCCGACGTCGAGTCCCTACTCGCCGCGGGGCGCACGCCGGTGATCGTCGGCGGCTCGATGATGTACTTCCAGGCCCTGCTCGACGAGTGGCGCTTCCCCGCGACCGATCCTGCGGTACGCGCGCGGTTCGAGGAGCGCCTCGCCCAGATCGGCCCGCTCGCCCTGCACCGCGAACTCACCGCGCTCGATCCCGCCGCGGGCGCGAAGATCCTCACCACCGACGGGCGTCGCATCGTCCGCGCCCTGGAGGTCGTGACGATCACCGGCGAGCCCTTCGCGGCCTCGGCGCCGGAGATCGGCCCCGCGCGCTGGGACACGGCCGTCGTCGCGCTCGACCGCGACACCGGGGAACTCGACGCCCGGATCGACCTGCGCACGCGCCGCATGTTCGACGACGGTCTCGTCGATGAGGTCCGCGCGCTCGAGGCCTGCGGCCTGCGGGACGGGGTGACGGCGTCGCGCGCGATCGGCTACGCCCAGGTACTCGCCGCGTTCGACGGGGAGTACGACCTCGAGCAGGCGCGCGAGCTGACGTTCATCGGGACCCGCCGGTACGTCCGGCGCCAGCGCTCCTGGTTCCGGCGCGACCCGCGGGTGGTGTGGCTCGACGCGGCCGCGTCGGACCTCCTCGGCGGCGCTCTCGCCGCGCACGACGCCCCGCCCTGGCGTCCGTAG